A stretch of the Rosa rugosa chromosome 5, drRosRugo1.1, whole genome shotgun sequence genome encodes the following:
- the LOC133712442 gene encoding major allergen Pru ar 1-like gives MGVTTYTDEYTSPIPPCRLFKALVLEADILVPKLMPEALKSIDTIQGDGRAGSIKQINFAEGSQIISVRNRVDEVDDENYVYNYTLIDGDISVMEKLEFISYEVKFEATPEGGSKNKMVSKYHTKGDIVLNEEDIKAGREKALGMYKVVEAYLLQNPDIYT, from the exons ATGGGGGTGACCACCTATACAGATGAGTACACTTCCCCAATCCCTCCATGCAGGTTGTTCAAGGCATTGGTCCTTGAGGCTGACATCCTCGTTCCAAAGCTCATGCCGGAGGCTCTTAAGAGCATCGACACTATCCAAGGTGACGGAAGAGCAGGAAGCATCAAGCAGATCAACTTCGCCGAAG GCAGCCAGATCATTTCTGTGCGAAATCGGGTTGATGAGGTGGATGACGAGAACTATGTGTATAATTACACTTTGATTGATGGAGATATTTCAGTAATGGAGAAACTTGAGTTTATTTCTTATGAAGTTAAGTTTGAGGCTACACCAGAAGGTGGCAGTAAGAACAAGATGGTGAGCAAGTACCACACCAAAGGTGACATTGTGCTCAATGAGGAAGACATAAAGGCTGGCAGAGAAAAGGCCTTGGGGATGTACAAAGTTGTGGAAGCCTACCTCCTCCAAAACCCAGATATCTATACTTGA
- the LOC133709217 gene encoding major allergen Pru ar 1-like has translation MGITKISQKFITQVTPERMFKALILDAHNLCPKLMFSSIKSIEFLEGEGEVGTIKQINFTEASPMRYAKHRIDALDKENLMCRYTFIESDAAEHLLDKLEYITYDVRFEGYGRGGCICHLTSEYKAKDGIQIKEEDIELGKDRAIGMYEVLEAYLMAHPRAYT, from the exons ATGGGGATCACCAAAATCAGTCAGAAGTTTATTACTCAGGTAACTCCAGAAAGGATGTTCAAGGCCTTGATCCTTGATGCTCACAACCTCTGTCCCAAGCTCATGTTCTCATCGATTAAAAGTATTGAATTCCTTGAAGGTGAAGGAGAAGTTGGAACCATCAAACAGATCAACTTCACTGAAG CTAGTCCTATGAGATATGCTAAACACAGGATTGATGCTCTGGACAAGGAGAATCTGATGTGCAGGTACACCTTCATTGAAAGTGATGCAGCAGAACATTTGCTGGACAAGCTTGAGTACATTACCTATGATGTGAGGTTTGAAGGGTATGGCAGGGGAGGGTGTATATGTCATTTGACAAGTGAATACAAAGCAAAAGATGGTATTCAGATCAAAGAAGAGGACATTGAACTTGGCAAAGACAGAGCCATTGGGATGTATGAAGTCTTAGAGGCCTACCTTATGGCTCATCCTCGTGCATACACTTGA